From a region of the Microcoleus sp. bin38.metabat.b11b12b14.051 genome:
- a CDS encoding DoxX family protein, translating to MKAQKELWRVILAVAISIVGVLHFAVPAPFIRIVPPQLPYPEALVYISGFFEILGGIGLLIPAVSRAAAWGLIALFIAVFPANINQAVNSIPIEGIPHQPLLYWFRLPFQAVLIAWAWVYTQPDEGKPRASVVPDTTQNVQ from the coding sequence ATGAAAGCTCAAAAAGAACTTTGGCGCGTTATCCTCGCAGTAGCTATCAGTATTGTAGGCGTGCTCCACTTTGCAGTGCCCGCACCCTTTATCAGAATCGTCCCGCCCCAGCTTCCTTACCCGGAAGCATTGGTTTATATCAGCGGCTTTTTCGAGATTTTGGGGGGAATTGGGCTGTTAATTCCTGCCGTTAGCAGAGCGGCGGCGTGGGGCTTAATTGCCCTGTTTATTGCCGTGTTTCCGGCTAATATCAATCAAGCCGTCAACAGCATTCCCATAGAAGGAATTCCACACCAGCCATTACTGTATTGGTTCAGGCTGCCTTTTCAAGCTGTCTTGATTGCTTGGGCCTGGGTTTATACCCAACCAGACGAAGGTAAACCTCGGGCTTCGGTAGTTCCAGATACAACCCAAAACGTTCAATGA
- a CDS encoding regulatory protein RecX encodes MSCLDYFYFLLSRKDYSASELRKKGQEKGFGNEEILEAIAQIQDRGYQSDTRLVANSIASAAGKYGKSAVKRKCLQKGIASDLFEQVWEEELDQNQDSEAEQLAQLKAKVMRKYKIEAIGNVDPKTKGKVLNYLQYRGFNAFEMWRQWQTEEDDR; translated from the coding sequence ATGAGCTGTCTTGACTATTTCTATTTTCTCTTGTCCCGCAAAGACTACAGTGCCTCTGAACTTCGCAAAAAGGGGCAAGAGAAAGGTTTTGGCAATGAGGAAATATTGGAGGCGATCGCGCAAATTCAAGACCGGGGCTATCAGTCTGACACTCGCTTGGTGGCAAACTCGATCGCCTCTGCTGCGGGCAAATACGGGAAATCAGCCGTCAAGCGCAAGTGCTTGCAAAAAGGAATTGCTAGCGATTTGTTCGAGCAAGTCTGGGAAGAAGAATTAGACCAAAATCAGGACTCAGAAGCAGAACAACTGGCCCAATTAAAAGCCAAAGTCATGCGGAAATACAAGATAGAGGCGATCGGTAATGTAGATCCGAAAACCAAGGGCAAAGTCTTGAATTACCTGCAATACAGGGGATTTAATGCCTTTGAAATGTGGCGCCAGTGGCAAACAGAAGAAGACGATCGTTAA